A window from Bacteroidota bacterium encodes these proteins:
- the gldG gene encoding gliding motility-associated ABC transporter substrate-binding protein GldG: protein MNSIGSKILNSKFWWLWLLVFLFGVNFLASQFHSRYDLTKEKRYTLSKATKKILSSLDDDISIEIFLKGDFPTGFRKLAGSVREFAGLMKDINGSKVHYRFISPQDDFPGVGGMRYEDTLVGMGAIPINLTVQVKAGQENKRIYPVALIKYKGKQALVNLYSGGKRMITPVEINSAEALMEYQFAKTLNSLLNEEKPLVAYSVGNGEPANARSYALQQALRTDYQLFTFNINQQKTIPDTFETLIIVKPSIAFSDEEKFKIDQYVMRGGKLLLFIDGLNAEQDSLGFKPELVAYDRNLNLTDILFRYGVRINPDLVMDLQCDFMPFAVGGNAENPQYEYLHWNYYPLFESMGNHATNKNIGLVAGRFVNSIDTIKVEGVKKTPLLYSSANSRKITTPALISLNENRNAPQDNNFRENAIPVAILLEGKFTSLYKGRTSKSVIDTMAAMGLTYRESSDENKIIVVSDGDIVLNDFSPKDGPLEMGVNLFTVGSQYEYQFANREFLLNSLEYLTGNPDIIETRNKEIVLRQLDPVKVKVQKTTWQFINIALPILLVILCGWVYQQIRKRKYAA from the coding sequence ATGAACTCAATAGGGAGTAAAATATTGAATTCAAAATTCTGGTGGCTCTGGCTGCTGGTATTTCTTTTTGGAGTAAACTTTTTGGCATCCCAATTTCATTCACGTTATGATCTGACAAAAGAAAAAAGATATACGCTGAGTAAGGCGACAAAAAAAATATTGAGCAGTCTCGATGACGATATATCAATTGAAATTTTTCTGAAAGGGGATTTTCCTACAGGGTTTAGAAAATTGGCAGGAAGTGTAAGAGAGTTCGCCGGTCTGATGAAAGATATCAATGGTTCAAAAGTTCATTATCGGTTTATTTCCCCGCAGGATGATTTTCCGGGAGTAGGGGGAATGCGATATGAAGATACATTAGTTGGAATGGGTGCCATACCAATCAATCTTACTGTGCAGGTAAAAGCAGGGCAGGAGAATAAAAGAATTTATCCGGTAGCACTAATAAAATATAAAGGGAAGCAAGCCCTGGTGAATTTGTATTCCGGTGGTAAACGAATGATCACACCAGTTGAGATTAATAGCGCTGAAGCATTAATGGAATACCAGTTTGCTAAAACACTTAACTCTTTGCTCAATGAAGAAAAGCCATTGGTTGCTTATTCAGTAGGTAATGGCGAACCAGCGAATGCAAGAAGCTATGCCTTGCAGCAGGCATTGCGTACCGATTACCAGTTGTTTACTTTTAATATCAACCAGCAAAAGACAATTCCTGATACTTTTGAAACACTCATTATTGTAAAGCCATCCATTGCATTTTCTGACGAAGAAAAATTCAAAATAGACCAGTATGTTATGCGTGGCGGAAAACTTTTATTATTTATTGATGGATTGAATGCAGAGCAGGATAGTTTAGGTTTCAAACCGGAGCTTGTTGCATATGATAGGAACCTTAATCTTACTGATATTTTATTTCGTTACGGAGTGAGAATAAATCCCGACCTGGTAATGGATCTGCAATGCGATTTTATGCCGTTTGCAGTCGGGGGAAATGCTGAAAATCCGCAGTATGAATATCTGCACTGGAATTATTATCCTTTATTTGAATCGATGGGTAATCATGCCACTAATAAAAATATAGGGTTGGTAGCTGGCCGGTTTGTCAATTCCATTGATACGATAAAAGTCGAAGGTGTTAAAAAAACGCCATTATTATATTCATCTGCTAACTCAAGAAAAATTACAACACCTGCTTTAATAAGTTTAAATGAAAACAGGAACGCACCGCAGGATAATAACTTTAGGGAAAATGCAATTCCAGTTGCCATACTCTTAGAGGGAAAGTTTACTTCTCTTTATAAAGGTCGTACATCAAAGTCAGTGATTGATACAATGGCAGCAATGGGTTTGACTTACCGTGAGTCATCGGATGAAAATAAAATAATTGTAGTAAGTGATGGTGATATTGTACTGAATGACTTTTCACCGAAGGATGGGCCTTTGGAAATGGGAGTGAATTTATTTACTGTAGGCTCACAGTATGAATACCAGTTTGCAAACCGTGAATTTTTATTAAATAGTCTTGAATATCTAACTGGCAATCCTGATATCATTGAAACAAGAAATAAAGAAATTGTACTTCGGCAATTGGATCCCGTTAAAGTAAAAGTCCAAAAGACCACCTGGCAATTCATCAATATTGCTCTGCCGATTTTACTCGTTATTTTATGTGGTTGGGTTTACCAGCAAATCAGGAAGAGAAAATATGCTGCCTGA
- a CDS encoding bifunctional UDP-N-acetylmuramoyl-tripeptide:D-alanyl-D-alanine ligase/alanine racemase, with protein sequence MKYSIGDIAAIVNGKLSGPSVAVIDHLLIDSRKIVFPASSLFFALAATHRDGHRFIADAYKKGVRNFIVSQSINRNDYPEASFVQVTDTVSAMQQLAAHHRRQFSIPTIGITGSNGKTIVKDWLYQLLYMDYNIVRSPRSFNSQVGVPLSIWQINEKHQLAIFEAGISLPDEMEKLEAIIQPTIGILTNIGEAHSEGFADKKQKLEEKIKLFRNCELIILNGDNEEIVKAFSGTGKQIFTWGNQSTNQVQVVGINKGNLQTKIQLTTHIPIAIGTQLTISIPFTDDASVENAITCCCVMLHLGIKPLVIAERMLMLQPVNMRLEMKKGINNCIVINDSYSADISSLHIALGFLQQQSGKGNKTVILSDFLQSGTEDKILYEQIAHLLLQHNINRLIGVGGKISHHLAVLLDGSSIRQDYYLRTESFLQQFRSSLFKDETILVKGARKFEFEQITQLLSQKVHQTRLEINIDSIVHNLKEYRKFLKPGVKVMAMVKAFAYGSGGAEIAGVLQYHGADYLGVAYADEGVELRKAGIQLPVMVMNPEETSFDVLIENNLEPEIFSFDLLKKFDSYLRSEALQQYPIHLEIETGMNRLGFGVEEIDELGIYLSNTNSFKVQSVFSHLAAAEEAVQDDYTLLQNEKFILAANQLEKKLGYSFLKHIANSAAIVRHPQLHYDLVRPGIGLYGVDSSGIKKLNLQPVATLKATIAQIKKLKPGESVSYNRKGKIDKESTIATVRIGYADGYPRRLGNGTGKMMVKGRLASVIGTVCMDMVMLDVTDIKDAKEGDEVIIFGKELSVEQLAIWAGTIPYEIMTGVSERVKRVYFQE encoded by the coding sequence TTGAAGTACAGTATTGGTGATATTGCTGCAATCGTCAATGGAAAATTATCCGGACCTTCTGTTGCTGTCATTGATCATCTTTTGATTGATAGCCGGAAAATTGTGTTTCCTGCTTCTTCCTTATTTTTTGCATTAGCAGCTACTCACCGGGATGGGCATCGCTTTATCGCCGATGCTTATAAAAAAGGAGTGAGAAACTTTATTGTAAGTCAAAGTATAAACAGAAATGATTATCCTGAAGCTTCTTTTGTTCAGGTAACCGATACGGTTTCTGCAATGCAGCAATTGGCTGCCCATCATCGTAGACAATTTTCAATACCAACAATCGGAATAACGGGCAGCAATGGTAAAACAATTGTAAAAGATTGGCTCTACCAGTTGCTGTACATGGATTATAACATTGTTCGCAGTCCAAGAAGTTTCAACTCACAGGTAGGTGTGCCGCTTAGTATATGGCAAATAAATGAGAAACATCAGCTGGCAATTTTTGAAGCTGGTATTTCATTGCCGGATGAAATGGAAAAGCTGGAAGCAATTATTCAACCCACAATCGGAATTCTAACTAATATCGGCGAAGCACATAGTGAAGGGTTTGCAGATAAAAAGCAAAAGCTGGAAGAAAAAATTAAATTATTTAGAAATTGTGAGTTAATTATTTTAAATGGAGACAATGAAGAAATAGTTAAAGCTTTTTCAGGTACGGGTAAACAAATATTTACATGGGGAAATCAATCAACTAATCAAGTTCAGGTTGTAGGAATAAATAAAGGAAATCTGCAAACAAAGATTCAGCTCACTACTCACATCCCGATAGCCATCGGGACACAACTTACCATTTCAATTCCTTTCACTGACGATGCCTCAGTAGAAAATGCAATTACCTGTTGCTGTGTGATGTTGCATTTAGGAATAAAACCCTTAGTCATTGCTGAACGAATGCTGATGTTGCAGCCGGTAAATATGCGGCTGGAAATGAAGAAAGGAATTAATAATTGTATTGTTATCAACGATAGCTATAGCGCTGATATAAGCTCCCTGCATATTGCACTCGGTTTTTTACAGCAGCAATCCGGCAAAGGAAATAAAACGGTTATATTATCAGACTTCCTGCAATCAGGAACCGAGGATAAAATTTTATATGAACAAATAGCTCATTTGCTGCTCCAACATAATATCAATCGCCTGATCGGTGTTGGTGGAAAGATCAGTCATCATCTTGCAGTGTTGCTGGATGGCTCATCTATCCGGCAGGATTATTATTTACGTACAGAATCTTTTTTGCAGCAGTTCCGTTCATCTTTATTTAAGGATGAAACTATTCTTGTAAAAGGCGCAAGAAAATTTGAATTTGAACAAATCACTCAACTTTTATCACAAAAAGTACATCAGACAAGACTTGAAATAAATATTGATTCCATCGTTCATAACCTGAAAGAATACCGAAAGTTTTTAAAACCGGGGGTGAAGGTGATGGCAATGGTAAAAGCATTTGCTTATGGAAGTGGTGGTGCTGAGATCGCCGGTGTATTGCAGTATCATGGTGCAGATTATTTAGGTGTTGCCTATGCTGATGAAGGAGTGGAACTGCGTAAAGCGGGTATTCAATTGCCGGTAATGGTAATGAACCCTGAAGAAACCAGTTTTGATGTATTGATAGAAAATAATCTTGAACCGGAAATTTTTTCATTTGACCTGTTGAAAAAATTTGATAGCTACCTGCGAAGTGAGGCATTACAGCAATATCCTATACATCTTGAAATAGAGACCGGGATGAATCGGTTAGGCTTTGGAGTTGAAGAAATTGATGAACTGGGAATTTATCTTTCGAATACGAATTCATTTAAAGTTCAATCCGTATTCTCGCATCTTGCTGCAGCCGAAGAAGCCGTGCAGGATGATTATACTTTACTACAGAATGAGAAATTCATTTTGGCTGCAAACCAGTTGGAAAAAAAATTGGGCTATAGTTTTTTAAAGCATATTGCAAACTCTGCGGCCATCGTTCGCCATCCGCAATTGCATTATGATCTGGTAAGACCGGGCATTGGTTTATACGGCGTGGATAGTTCAGGCATTAAAAAACTAAACCTTCAACCGGTTGCAACGTTAAAGGCTACAATTGCACAAATAAAAAAACTGAAACCCGGTGAATCGGTTAGTTATAACCGTAAAGGGAAAATTGATAAGGAATCAACAATTGCTACTGTACGCATTGGTTATGCAGATGGTTATCCGAGGCGATTGGGCAATGGTACCGGAAAGATGATGGTGAAAGGAAGACTCGCATCGGTGATCGGTACCGTTTGTATGGATATGGTAATGCTGGATGTAACGGATATCAAGGACGCAAAAGAAGGAGATGAAGTGATCATTTTCGGAAAAGAGCTTTCGGTAGAACAATTGGCCATATGGGCCGGAACGATACCCTACGAAATCATGACAGGAGTTTCAGAAAGAGTGAAAAGGGTTTATTTCCAGGAGTAA
- a CDS encoding lipoprotein signal peptidase: MKLRTPIIIITLIILADQALKIWIKTNFHFGDTEVTGVKWFQLYFIENKGMAWGWEFGGEWGKMILTLFRLAAVIFGTWYLGRIVKQQYTKGFIVCAALIYAGALGNLIDSMFYGMIFEESSYSHVAKIFPADGYAGFLHGRVVDMLYFPIIDTKFPSWIPLIGGNDFEFFSPIFNIADASISTGVISLLVFQKRFFKKHSTEEKHPTVVTSSEVSDKAQIM; encoded by the coding sequence ATGAAACTCAGAACTCCCATAATCATAATAACATTAATAATCCTGGCTGACCAGGCCCTGAAGATTTGGATAAAAACAAATTTTCATTTTGGAGATACGGAGGTTACCGGCGTAAAATGGTTTCAGCTTTACTTTATTGAAAATAAAGGCATGGCATGGGGATGGGAGTTTGGTGGTGAGTGGGGTAAAATGATCCTGACCCTGTTTCGGCTTGCTGCTGTAATTTTTGGTACATGGTATCTCGGCCGTATTGTAAAACAGCAATACACAAAAGGATTTATTGTTTGCGCCGCGTTGATCTATGCAGGTGCATTGGGTAATCTTATCGACAGTATGTTTTACGGAATGATATTCGAAGAAAGTTCTTACTCTCACGTGGCAAAAATTTTCCCTGCTGATGGTTATGCAGGATTTCTGCATGGCCGTGTGGTGGATATGCTTTACTTTCCAATCATTGATACTAAATTCCCCAGTTGGATCCCTTTGATCGGGGGTAATGATTTTGAGTTCTTCAGCCCGATCTTCAATATTGCAGATGCTTCTATCTCTACGGGTGTTATCTCGTTGCTTGTTTTTCAAAAACGTTTTTTCAAAAAACATTCTACTGAAGAAAAACATCCTACCGTTGTTACCAGTTCCGAGGTAAGTGATAAAGCACAAATAATGTAA
- a CDS encoding TerC/Alx family metal homeostasis membrane protein, with protein sequence MTKDQLTYLVFGLVLIIALAFDLGLLSKRGRKVTIKQALYQTFFWVGLALGFFVFMWINKGQTLALEYLSAYLMEWSLSIDNIFVFILIFTSFSVKEKYYGQVLLIGILMAIVFRVIFITVGVALVDQFYWVLYLFGGFLIFTGYKMFTATDDEEFDPHETRIFRFMKRFLPLATHDGEGKFIVRENGKPLYTTLFVVVVMLAAIDLVFALDSIPAVMGISRDKLVIYTSNIFAVLGLRSLFFLLRGAISKFDYLQQGIAIVLVFIGLKMLGEHWINQWLDKTTQVFISLGVMMICLAGSIFYSMSVQKKGVPPEVGDKDIY encoded by the coding sequence ATGACAAAAGACCAGCTTACCTATCTCGTTTTCGGCCTTGTATTGATCATTGCATTAGCTTTTGATTTAGGCTTGTTAAGCAAAAGGGGAAGGAAGGTTACCATAAAACAGGCATTATACCAGACATTTTTCTGGGTAGGACTTGCATTGGGCTTTTTTGTTTTTATGTGGATAAACAAAGGCCAAACGCTTGCCCTCGAATACCTCAGCGCCTATTTAATGGAGTGGAGCCTGAGTATTGATAATATTTTTGTTTTCATTCTCATCTTTACTTCATTTTCTGTCAAGGAAAAGTATTATGGCCAGGTTTTGTTGATTGGTATTTTGATGGCTATTGTTTTTAGGGTCATCTTTATTACAGTTGGCGTTGCATTGGTTGACCAATTTTATTGGGTACTTTATTTGTTCGGTGGTTTCCTGATTTTCACCGGTTATAAAATGTTTACTGCAACTGATGATGAAGAGTTTGACCCCCATGAAACCAGGATATTTCGTTTTATGAAAAGATTCCTGCCTTTGGCCACGCATGATGGAGAGGGGAAATTTATTGTAAGGGAAAATGGCAAGCCGCTTTATACTACCTTGTTTGTAGTAGTAGTTATGCTTGCAGCAATCGACTTAGTGTTTGCGTTAGATAGTATTCCGGCAGTAATGGGTATTTCAAGAGATAAACTGGTAATTTATACATCCAATATTTTTGCAGTGCTGGGGCTTCGTTCATTATTCTTTTTATTGCGTGGTGCTATTTCCAAATTTGATTACCTGCAACAAGGTATTGCCATTGTGCTTGTATTTATTGGTTTAAAAATGCTGGGTGAGCACTGGATCAATCAATGGCTAGATAAGACCACACAGGTATTTATTTCCTTAGGTGTTATGATGATTTGTTTAGCTGGTTCTATATTTTATTCCATGTCGGTGCAGAAAAAAGGGGTACCGCCTGAAGTGGGAGATAAAGATATTTACTAA